Proteins from a genomic interval of Polaribacter sejongensis:
- a CDS encoding DinB family protein: MNIQFDLLRTSRTLVLKELEGLTLEQIHTIPAGFKNNIAWNVAHLVVTQQLLNYKLADLNCLCPDELIEDYKKGTVPTKTFTEEEFEEVKELLLGLPDTLQEDYEAGIFENFAEYPTSTGFVLNSIEAAISFNNFHEGIHYGIIRSIKKFL, from the coding sequence ATGAACATACAATTCGATCTTTTAAGAACATCTCGCACACTAGTTTTAAAAGAATTAGAGGGCTTAACTTTAGAGCAAATCCATACAATTCCTGCAGGTTTTAAAAACAATATTGCTTGGAATGTGGCACATTTAGTGGTTACACAACAACTTTTAAACTACAAATTAGCAGATTTAAACTGTTTGTGTCCAGATGAGTTAATTGAAGATTATAAAAAAGGAACGGTACCAACAAAGACTTTTACAGAAGAGGAGTTCGAAGAAGTTAAAGAGTTGCTTTTAGGTTTACCAGACACTTTACAAGAGGATTATGAAGCTGGTATTTTTGAGAATTTTGCAGAATACCCAACAAGCACTGGTTTTGTACTAAATTCTATAGAAGCTGCTATTTCTTTTAACAATTTTCACGAAGGAATTCACTATGGAATTATAAGATCTATCAAGAAATTTTTATAG